The DNA segment TTGAAGTTGATTCTATCAACACGGTCCAATTCTCAACACATACTGCATATAAACACATAAAAGGCAATGTGTTGAAAAATGAAGAAATGGAGGAACTCATTGAGGGTCTGACATTAAATGAGGTTGACTATTACACACACCTCATTACTGGCTACTCGAGATCACCAGACTCTTTAAAACAAATTGCTGGAATCATCAAAAAGCTGAAACAGAAAAATCCTAACTTAATATATGGTAAGCCATCTGTGTCTTTCTAGTCATTCACTCATATCTAAGGATTGTGACCGTTTGCAATTGTTATCCATGCAGTCAAGTTTGTTGATAGTTTTTTACACAGATTAACCCATAGCAAGCTTAAGTTtaaaataaggcttgtgttgaaTGTACTAAATGACTATAttatgtgtaatatatgtattattttgtcAAGGCTTATTTTTAAATGGAATAGGAATGAAGTAGGATAAGTCTttgagtgtaaaaaaattaagctTATTTTTATCCGTGTTTTATATTTACCCCACCCGACCCTATATACGAGTGcatagtatacctacatactcaaattatatattattagtgACAATAAGTTAACTATTATTTATCACTTGAGAAAATCATAACAGTATCTTTTATCTGTTCAACCTAAAACATTGTGTAACTAAGTAATCCAACTatagatattattatatactaCCCTGTGTAAATTTAATGAGATAATTTTGTTATCTTTACTACAATATAATTCataatgtcatcatcatcaacacTTAAGGAAAATTGTGAACCAAATTGAATTCAGGATATTGTGTAAAATAATAGTTCAAATCAATATTAGCTAACTTAAGAAACATTTGTCCCTTAGGAGGGACACGACACACAACACAAAGAACATTAACAATGTATTTCTTTAGAGATTAAAATCTTTGTGTAAATTTTACTGCGCTGTTTGCCGATGGTGTCCACCCGAGAACCGGCTTTAAGGTAAATCGTACTTTATCGTAACATTTACCATTCTCAATTTCAGTTTGCGATCCAGTCATGGGCGACAACGGCAAAATGTACGTTCCAGAAGACATATTGCCCGTATACCGCGACATAGTGGTGCCACTAGCAGACATCATCACTCCCAACCAATTCGAAGCTGAACTAATGACTGGCCTTCAAGTTAAGGACGTAAAGGGAGCTTGCAAAGTTATTGAAGTGCTGCATAGTAAAGGCGTTAAGACTGTAGTGCTGTCGAGCACGGATTTGGGCGATACTGACAATATGATTGCAATTGCCAGCTCAAATGGTAAGTGTCTTTAAAAGACAATACGTTTATTTTTCAGCATTATGGCCGCGAGTTTTTAGAAGTAGCGCTTAGTTGCTGAGGTTATCAGTAGCAGAATAAAATAAGAATGATTGAGGTAGGTACTTTAGCGAGATCAATGCTGAATCGCAAACATATCTATTGCCGTAGGCCATATCTTACAACAATTCTATTCTTATCAATCTATTAACTTGCTCCATTCGACACTTTCTATTGTTTTCAGTTAATATAAAAGTTCCGCTCGAATTATCGTTTAGACTTAGACAATCATAGTCAATTCGTTTCGCAAGCGTTTTTATATTTCACCATTCAAAATGTTAGATATATTTTCCGAGTTCCATTGAACTAAAACTAGACCATTTTACTTTTCGGAGTATCTAATATTAATATCAACAACTCTTAACTATCCCTCGATATACTAAATGTCCATAGATTATAGTTGATGTAACCAGACCTCAGTAACCAAGCCTTCCTTAGTGTTAAACTAAGAAAAGCTAGTATTAGGTAGACAAAGTTATACAAAACAACCGACAGAACTTTGTTTCCGTCTTCCAGGTGAATGTTACACCATCCAGATCCCGAAAGTGGACGCGACTTTCACGGGCACCGGGGACCTGTTCGCCGCGTTGTTCCTGGCGTGGTCGTATAAAACTGGCGACAACTTGAAACTCACGCTCGAGAAGACGATTGCTACTATGCAGGCCATTGTTAAAGATACATATCAGAAAGCTAGAGGTATGTATCTAATTTTGTAAAAGTgacaagtaaaaaaattattaaatggaTACAAATGTAATATGAATCTTACTACAGAATATTTCTACGCTACCACATGCATATCTCAATGTATGAtgataggtatagtttgtagctttctaatagaacccaacggctaatcctattgtctattgttaagtaaaaccgctcgtgctacgtaccacaaccacctgcataaaaaatcgttcgttcactttacccaggtaatggaattacaactcctatggaaattgcaataagcttcaaaatgaactaatggataaatattttcggttactgagtgccggcgagtcgaacgctacagaaccagtctaaaatgtgtcatcgagatgcgtaacaaaggcgcgttatcgaagagcgcacctacactggttttttgagcgttggactagcccgcgctcaggtgccaactAGAATAATTTTAAGACCCTTtattgcaggtaagtagcacgtgcggttttactgaacaatagataaTAGGATaagccgtcgggctctattagaaagctacaaactatatcatAAGTAAGTACAAATCTAATAAGCCGTCTGACTGTAAAGTGTgccatatagaaaatacctgAGATGCCTGTGTTGTACCTACTATTCAGGATTTTCCTCGAGACGGTCTAGGCATCTTCCGCCCGAACGCTGACCCAATCCCTTAACCCGCTGATCGCTTAATCCCTAAACCCCTGATTTCTGAACCCTTCGACACTGTACCCTCAACTTCGCCAATCCTTGATCCCAAAACCCCAAACTCCTTAATTCCTAACCCCCAACGCTAACCCACGACCCCTTTACTTCCCgacctttgagtatatagcctatggagatgtgatacacgggcgaccccctccggcaaagtacattggtcaattgttcaaacacgttatata comes from the Cydia amplana chromosome 12, ilCydAmpl1.1, whole genome shotgun sequence genome and includes:
- the LOC134652610 gene encoding pyridoxal kinase, whose translation is MSQDTPKVLSIQSHVVHGYVGNKSAVFPLQVLGFEVDSINTVQFSTHTAYKHIKGNVLKNEEMEELIEGLTLNEVDYYTHLITGYSRSPDSLKQIAGIIKKLKQKNPNLIYVCDPVMGDNGKMYVPEDILPVYRDIVVPLADIITPNQFEAELMTGLQVKDVKGACKVIEVLHSKGVKTVVLSSTDLGDTDNMIAIASSNGECYTIQIPKVDATFTGTGDLFAALFLAWSYKTGDNLKLTLEKTIATMQAIVKDTYQKARAKQPTGKVPPALIELRLIQNKTTIEDPAIQINAKTMNCSC